Below is a genomic region from Methanofollis sp. UBA420.
CGGAGGATCTCCCTGCTCAGGCCGAGGCACTCCTCGCGGGGCACGCCCCGCACCAGGCAGGGGAGGACCACGTTCTCCTCCACCGTCAGTTCGGGGATGAGGGCATAGTCCTGGAAGACATAGCCCAGCCTGTTCAGCCGAAAACGCGTCTTCTCCCGGCCGGAGAGGGCGAGGACGTCGGTGCCGTCGATCGCAATCGCGCCCGCGGTCGGGACGTCGAGGAGGCCCATCGCGTGAAGGAGGGTGGACTTCCCCGACCCGCTCGCCCCCATGATCCCTACAAACTCGCCCTTCTCGATGGTGAAGGAGACGCCCCGCAGGGCGCGGACCGGTACCGCACCGAGCATGTACGTCCTGGCAAGGTCGTGGACGACGATCATGCCTACCCCCTCACGGCGTCCAGGATTGGTTCCTGCGCCGTCTTCCACGCCGGGATATAGCCGGAGACGAGCGAGACGGCAAAGAGGCCCGCGATGCTCCTGAGGATCTGCCCGGCTTCGAGCACCGGCCTGACGGCACCGCCGGGAAAGATGAGGGGGTTCGCGGTGAGGTACAGGGTGAGGAGAGCGGTAAAGGCGAGGCCGACGACCGTCCCGAGAGAGGCGATGACCGCAACCTGGATCACATAGGAGTTGATGATGATCCGCTCGTCTATCCCGATCGCCTTGAGGATCCCGATCTGCTTGCGCTTGCCCACCGTGCTGATGAATATGACGATGAAGACAACGACGACGGCGATGACGAGAGAGACCAGGGTCGAGATGGCGTTGATGATGTCGAAGCTCTGGATGGCGTCGGTCACGAAGCCCTGCGCCTTCTCCTGATAGGTCTTGATCGTCTCCTGGACGCCGAAACTCAGGAGGGCGACCTTCATCTCCTCCTCGTTCCCCTCCTCCGCGGTGCGGACCAGGACCTGGTTGGCCTGGTCGGAGATGCCGAGGACGTCCTCCATCTCAGCAGTGGTGACATAGGCCTGCCGGTCTGCCTGGACCGCCATCGTCTCGATGATCCCCTTCACCCGCATCTCCCGCGTCTCCCCGTTCACAAAGGTGACGAGCACGGAGTCGCCGACCTTCACCCCGCCGAGAGACTCTATCCTGTCCTTCGACTCGTCCTCCTCGCCGGCAAGGAGAACGCCGAGGACGATCCTGTCCCTGTCCCCGTCGGAGAGGAAGTCGCCCGACGTGACGGCGGTATGGAGGGTGGTCACCTCCTTCTCGTACTGCGGCGTGAAGGCGACGACTGTGCCGGGGATCGCCTTCCCCTTGTAGGTGAAGGTGGCGCCGACCTGGATATGAGGGGACGACCCTGCGACGCCGGGGACGCGGTCGATCTTCCTCTTCAGGGCGGCGACGTCGTCGATATAGAGATCGTTCTCCTTCGGTTCGACGACCAGGTTGCCGTAAGTGTAGTCGATCGACTGCCTGTTGAAGATCTCGACGACCCCGGAGATGATGGAGGGGAGAAAGACGAGGTTCACGAAGACCAGGGCGATGATCATGACGGTGAGGACGAAGGTCCCCCTGTTCCCGCGCCTGATCGAACGGGACGCAAGGAAGAGGGAGACACC
It encodes:
- a CDS encoding ABC transporter permease, whose protein sequence is MSDIGVSLFLASRSIRRGNRGTFVLTVMIIALVFVNLVFLPSIISGVVEIFNRQSIDYTYGNLVVEPKENDLYIDDVAALKRKIDRVPGVAGSSPHIQVGATFTYKGKAIPGTVVAFTPQYEKEVTTLHTAVTSGDFLSDGDRDRIVLGVLLAGEEDESKDRIESLGGVKVGDSVLVTFVNGETREMRVKGIIETMAVQADRQAYVTTAEMEDVLGISDQANQVLVRTAEEGNEEEMKVALLSFGVQETIKTYQEKAQGFVTDAIQSFDIINAISTLVSLVIAVVVVFIVIFISTVGKRKQIGILKAIGIDERIIINSYVIQVAVIASLGTVVGLAFTALLTLYLTANPLIFPGGAVRPVLEAGQILRSIAGLFAVSLVSGYIPAWKTAQEPILDAVRG